The following proteins come from a genomic window of Nostoc sp. ATCC 53789:
- a CDS encoding ISAs1 family transposase, translating to MGANLIEQLKQVEDFRTKDGRRHPLWLVLLFVIMGTMNGYVGYRGWGDFVNRHSRVLIKKFGIQKHGVPSYSTIRRVVMGVEFDKLAEKFNDWAKSYVEIEELEWCAMDGKSIKGTVKDYNSSQQNFVSIVSVFACKRGLVVGMKKFENHDKSEIQVVQDLITAMDLQGVVFSFDSLHCQKKLVR from the coding sequence ATGGGTGCGAATCTAATCGAACAGTTAAAGCAAGTGGAAGACTTTAGGACAAAAGATGGTCGAAGACATCCACTTTGGTTGGTTTTATTGTTTGTAATAATGGGCACTATGAATGGATATGTGGGATATCGTGGGTGGGGAGATTTTGTGAATAGGCATAGTCGGGTATTAATAAAGAAATTTGGTATCCAAAAACATGGAGTTCCATCTTATTCAACTATCCGACGTGTAGTGATGGGAGTAGAGTTTGATAAGCTGGCGGAAAAATTCAATGATTGGGCTAAAAGTTATGTTGAAATAGAAGAATTAGAATGGTGTGCTATGGATGGGAAAAGTATTAAGGGGACGGTGAAAGACTACAATTCATCTCAGCAAAATTTTGTCAGCATAGTATCAGTATTTGCTTGTAAAAGAGGGCTGGTCGTCGGGATGAAAAAATTTGAAAACCATGATAAAAGCGAAATCCAGGTTGTACAAGATTTAATTACAGCAATGGATCTACAAGGTGTGGTTTTCAGCTTTGATTCCTTACATTGCCAAAAAAAACTTGTGAGATGA
- a CDS encoding GDP-L-fucose synthase — protein sequence MTALELKNQRILVTGGSGFLGRQVIDQLCKAGADHEKITIVRSRDCDLRVWENSQRAVDQQDIIIHLAAHVGGIGLNREKPAELFYDNLIMGTHLIHAAYQAGVEKFVCVGTICAYPKFTPVPFKEDDLWNGYPEETNAPYGIAKKALLVQLQSYRQQYGFNGIYLLPVNLYGPEDNFDPGSSHVIPALIRKVHEAQIKGEKQLPVWGDGSPTREFLYSEDAARGIVMGTQFYNESEPVNLGTGYEISILDLITLICELMEFKGEIVWQTDQPNGQPRRCLDTERAKQAFNFTAQVGFEKGLKNTIEWYRQHAA from the coding sequence ATGACCGCCTTAGAACTAAAAAATCAACGAATTCTCGTCACTGGTGGGTCGGGGTTTCTAGGTCGTCAGGTGATAGATCAACTGTGTAAAGCAGGTGCTGATCATGAGAAGATTACAATAGTGCGATCGCGCGATTGCGATCTGCGTGTCTGGGAAAATAGCCAACGGGCAGTTGACCAGCAAGACATAATTATTCACTTAGCAGCTCATGTGGGTGGCATCGGTCTAAACCGCGAAAAACCCGCAGAGTTGTTCTACGATAACTTGATCATGGGTACGCACCTAATTCACGCTGCCTATCAAGCTGGAGTAGAAAAATTTGTTTGTGTTGGTACTATCTGCGCCTATCCTAAATTTACCCCAGTGCCATTTAAAGAAGACGATCTTTGGAATGGCTACCCAGAAGAAACCAACGCCCCCTACGGAATCGCTAAAAAAGCGCTTTTAGTTCAATTGCAATCTTACCGCCAGCAGTACGGTTTTAATGGAATTTACCTACTGCCAGTGAATTTATATGGCCCAGAAGATAACTTTGACCCCGGAAGTTCCCACGTTATTCCAGCATTAATTCGCAAAGTTCACGAAGCCCAAATTAAGGGAGAAAAGCAACTTCCAGTTTGGGGTGATGGTAGTCCCACCCGCGAGTTTCTGTATTCAGAAGATGCAGCACGGGGGATTGTTATGGGGACTCAATTCTATAACGAATCGGAACCAGTTAACTTGGGAACGGGTTATGAAATCTCCATTCTTGATTTAATAACTCTAATCTGTGAATTGATGGAGTTTAAGGGTGAAATTGTTTGGCAAACTGACCAGCCTAATGGTCAACCCCGTCGTTGTTTGGATACTGAACGGGCAAAGCAAGCCTTTAATTTCACTGCTCAAGTGGGCTTTGAGAAAGGGTTAAAGAATACCATTGAGTGGTATCGTCAACACGCCGCATAA
- a CDS encoding 5-formyltetrahydrofolate cyclo-ligase codes for MDKVNHQLNKAKLRRTLLKTRQSMSVGEWREKSDRVCFHLQNSTLFTQAKTILAYFSFRQEPDLSPLFANTKYRWGFPRCVDKSLCWHIWTPEDSIQSGTYGIIEPHPDAPILDAAEVDLILVPSVACDYQGYRLGYGGGYYDRLLSLPQWQTKPTIGIVFDFAYLSQIPIESWDKPLQAISTETGLTRKG; via the coding sequence ATGGATAAAGTTAATCATCAACTAAATAAAGCAAAACTACGCCGCACTCTACTCAAAACACGCCAATCAATGTCTGTTGGAGAATGGAGAGAAAAAAGCGATCGCGTATGCTTTCATTTACAAAACTCTACTTTATTTACCCAAGCAAAAACAATACTCGCTTATTTTAGCTTTCGCCAAGAACCTGACCTCAGTCCACTATTTGCAAACACCAAATATCGTTGGGGATTTCCTCGCTGCGTTGATAAATCTTTGTGTTGGCATATTTGGACACCTGAAGATTCTATTCAAAGTGGCACTTATGGCATTATTGAACCGCACCCTGACGCTCCAATCTTAGATGCTGCCGAAGTGGATTTGATTCTTGTCCCCAGTGTAGCTTGCGACTATCAAGGATATCGCCTGGGCTATGGCGGCGGATATTATGATCGCTTGCTCAGTTTACCGCAGTGGCAGACAAAACCGACTATCGGAATTGTCTTTGATTTCGCCTATTTATCCCAAATACCTATTGAATCCTGGGATAAACCACTACAAGCTATTTCTACAGAAACCGGATTGACTCGGAAAGGTTGA
- a CDS encoding catalase family protein: MTNPTSSTTEQEAIIDEIIATSLQAQQKTGPDLRQIHSKSHGLLGGEFIIEPNLPEDLRVGLFKKPQTYPAWIRFSSGGSPEKRGKFHSDNQPDVRGIAIKVMNVDGQKVLDDEEKTQDFILNNYPIFLTKDVRDYADLSRAGSGQLSPERIQELGYAFAILQKIGSQKVGNPLLIQYWSMAPFKFGNRIVRLSVKSQQPEQSPEKLPESENYLREAIVKYLTEEGKEASFDFFIQFYVDDEKTPIEDHVKEWQEADSPFVKVATVRIFSQKFDFEERKRLDEGMLFSPWHTLLDHEPVGSVNLSRKRLYSELAKYRREQIAQRLLEPQPYVAVED, encoded by the coding sequence ATGACTAATCCAACGTCATCTACCACTGAGCAGGAAGCAATAATCGACGAGATAATAGCAACTAGCCTCCAAGCTCAACAAAAAACAGGCCCAGACCTCCGCCAAATTCATAGCAAAAGTCATGGACTCCTTGGAGGAGAGTTTATTATTGAACCCAATCTTCCTGAAGACTTGAGAGTAGGTTTGTTCAAAAAGCCCCAAACCTATCCTGCGTGGATTCGTTTCTCTAGTGGTGGTTCTCCTGAAAAGCGTGGTAAATTCCACTCCGATAACCAGCCGGATGTTCGCGGTATTGCCATCAAGGTGATGAATGTAGACGGGCAAAAAGTGCTGGATGATGAAGAAAAAACTCAAGATTTTATACTCAACAATTATCCTATTTTCTTGACCAAAGATGTTCGTGATTACGCCGATCTATCGAGGGCAGGTAGTGGACAACTTAGCCCAGAGCGCATTCAGGAGCTTGGTTACGCCTTTGCAATCTTGCAAAAAATTGGCAGCCAGAAAGTAGGAAATCCGCTTTTGATTCAATATTGGAGTATGGCTCCTTTTAAGTTTGGAAATCGCATTGTCAGATTGTCTGTTAAATCTCAACAGCCTGAACAATCACCCGAAAAACTTCCAGAATCAGAAAATTACCTCCGGGAAGCAATAGTCAAATATTTGACTGAAGAAGGTAAAGAAGCATCTTTTGACTTCTTTATTCAGTTTTATGTAGATGATGAAAAAACGCCCATTGAAGACCATGTTAAAGAATGGCAAGAAGCAGATTCACCGTTTGTTAAAGTTGCAACTGTTCGCATTTTTAGTCAGAAATTTGATTTTGAAGAACGCAAACGCTTGGATGAGGGGATGTTGTTTTCCCCTTGGCATACACTGCTAGACCATGAGCCTGTTGGAAGTGTGAATCTCTCTCGCAAGAGGCTTTACAGCGAACTTGCAAAGTATCGACGAGAACAAATTGCCCAACGTTTGCTGGAACCACAACCTTATGTAGCGGTTGAAGATTAA
- a CDS encoding carbohydrate ABC transporter permease gives MLNWKKSRSQNLLMYALLGAIALVMLFPLLWLISTALKSPTENILQSPPQLLPASPTLDNFFSVWNSLPFGQYLYNSTLVSVLTVGLNLLFCALAAYPLARLSFVGRDWIFVAIVSTIMIPFQIVMIPLYILTVQLGLRNSYLGIIFPSLASAFGIFLLRQAFMSVPKEIEEAARMDGSSELGLWWHVMLPAVRPALVTLAIFVFIGAWSDFLWPLIVIQDENLYTLPLGVAKLAGTFSLDWRLVAAGSIIAIAPVLLLFLFLQRYIVPTETGSGVKG, from the coding sequence ATGCTGAACTGGAAAAAATCACGATCGCAAAATCTGTTAATGTATGCGCTATTGGGAGCGATCGCACTGGTGATGCTCTTTCCTTTACTGTGGCTAATTAGCACAGCGTTGAAATCGCCGACGGAAAATATCTTGCAGTCGCCGCCACAGCTATTGCCTGCGTCACCGACACTAGATAACTTCTTTAGTGTCTGGAACTCTCTACCTTTTGGACAATACCTGTATAACAGTACTTTGGTATCAGTGCTGACTGTGGGCTTAAATCTACTGTTTTGCGCTTTAGCTGCCTATCCCTTGGCAAGATTGTCATTTGTGGGGCGAGACTGGATTTTTGTGGCGATTGTCTCGACGATTATGATTCCTTTCCAAATCGTGATGATTCCCCTCTATATTTTGACAGTCCAGTTGGGTTTGAGAAATAGTTATTTAGGGATAATTTTTCCGAGTTTGGCTTCTGCCTTTGGTATTTTTCTGTTACGCCAAGCTTTCATGAGTGTCCCCAAAGAGATAGAAGAAGCCGCCCGAATGGATGGCAGTTCGGAGTTAGGTTTGTGGTGGCATGTGATGTTACCAGCAGTTCGCCCAGCATTAGTAACTTTAGCTATTTTCGTATTCATTGGTGCTTGGAGTGACTTTTTGTGGCCTTTAATTGTCATCCAAGACGAAAATTTATACACTCTTCCTTTGGGAGTCGCAAAGCTAGCAGGGACATTTTCTCTTGACTGGCGGTTGGTAGCTGCTGGTTCTATAATTGCGATCGCTCCAGTATTATTACTATTTTTATTTTTACAACGTTACATTGTACCCACAGAAACAGGTAGCGGTGTTAAGGGTTGA
- a CDS encoding sugar transferase, translating into MNNLSLYSVNCSQQPLHPSTLSLRKRLIDIVGAIVGLIITFLVAIPVAIATFIHEPSPIFYSQIRCGLNGKTFRIWKFRSMIVDADKVKHLVKNQAKGHIFKSVDDPRITPMGKFLRRTSLDEFPQFWNVLVGDMSLVGTRPPTPDEVSNYDPHHWDRLRVKPGITGEWQANGRSSITDFETIVKMDIDYQRKWSVSYDLSLIIKTISVVLKKTGAY; encoded by the coding sequence GTGAATAATCTTTCTCTTTATTCAGTTAATTGTTCGCAACAGCCTTTACACCCTTCAACTTTAAGCCTAAGAAAACGGTTAATTGACATTGTTGGAGCCATTGTGGGGCTAATAATCACGTTTCTGGTAGCAATTCCTGTGGCGATTGCTACCTTTATTCATGAGCCAAGTCCAATATTTTATTCTCAAATTCGCTGTGGTTTGAACGGAAAAACTTTTCGCATCTGGAAATTCCGCTCCATGATCGTAGATGCTGATAAAGTCAAGCATTTGGTTAAAAATCAAGCCAAAGGTCACATCTTTAAATCTGTTGACGATCCTCGCATTACTCCTATGGGTAAATTTTTGCGGCGTACCAGTTTAGATGAATTTCCCCAATTTTGGAATGTTCTGGTAGGGGACATGAGTTTAGTTGGGACTCGTCCACCCACTCCTGATGAAGTCAGCAATTACGATCCACATCACTGGGATAGATTACGAGTCAAACCAGGCATTACCGGAGAATGGCAGGCTAATGGTCGTTCGAGTATTACAGACTTTGAAACCATCGTCAAAATGGATATAGATTATCAACGCAAGTGGTCTGTAAGTTATGATCTGAGTCTGATTATTAAAACTATCTCGGTAGTATTGAAAAAAACTGGTGCTTATTGA
- a CDS encoding Crp/Fnr family transcriptional regulator — MEDRYSLQAQANPWMITSAPFFQGLPEPAVESALIHLVTRTHPANQVILLENDWGGSVYFIMDGWVKIRTYNLEGKEVTLNILGKGELFGEMAALDEVPRSTDVITLAPTVIGSMPAQDFVKLLQIEPLAGVRLAQLMARRLRQVNRRLRLRESDSQSRVADTLLFLAEGQGKKGQTGTEIPNLPHRELSSLSGLARETVTRVLTRLEKKGLIKRDQDTICIPDLSALERMIV; from the coding sequence ATGGAAGACCGATATAGCTTGCAAGCACAGGCTAATCCCTGGATGATCACCTCCGCTCCCTTTTTTCAAGGGTTGCCAGAACCTGCTGTGGAATCAGCCCTTATCCATCTTGTTACCCGCACTCACCCAGCCAATCAGGTAATTCTGCTAGAAAATGACTGGGGTGGTTCTGTGTATTTTATTATGGACGGATGGGTCAAAATCCGCACCTACAATCTGGAAGGAAAAGAGGTAACGCTAAATATTCTTGGTAAAGGGGAATTATTTGGTGAAATGGCGGCGTTAGATGAAGTTCCTCGCTCCACAGATGTGATTACCTTAGCCCCAACAGTAATTGGCAGTATGCCTGCTCAGGATTTTGTCAAGTTACTTCAGATAGAACCCTTGGCTGGAGTTCGATTAGCACAATTAATGGCACGACGTTTGCGGCAAGTCAATCGCCGATTGCGTCTGCGGGAATCTGATAGCCAGTCACGAGTGGCAGATACCTTGCTATTTTTGGCAGAGGGACAGGGAAAAAAAGGGCAAACAGGAACCGAAATCCCCAATTTACCTCATCGAGAATTGAGTAGTTTGAGCGGACTGGCACGGGAAACTGTGACACGAGTATTGACAAGGCTAGAAAAAAAAGGCTTGATTAAACGGGATCAAGACACTATTTGTATTCCCGATTTGTCAGCATTGGAAAGAATGATAGTTTAA
- a CDS encoding DUF2232 domain-containing protein, protein MSILDSLPDEPEEEPSTESSTPHNHWLNKEQQLMPPQLKADAPLRMVETAFLASTASLIWFINFYFPLGPVLRIFFPVPIALVYLRWGKRAAWMAALTSGLLLTVLMGPARSLLFVMPYGFMGVLLGATWYRRRVPWIVSITLGTLLGTLGVFFRLWLLSVLSGEDLWIYVITQVTEFIEWVFLKLSLLASPSVFLIQVGAIALILLNNFIYLFVVHLAAWFLFDRLGNPIPRPPRWVQVLMDYEG, encoded by the coding sequence ATGAGTATTTTAGATTCTCTGCCAGATGAACCGGAGGAAGAACCATCAACTGAATCTTCAACTCCCCACAATCATTGGTTAAACAAAGAACAACAGTTAATGCCTCCTCAACTCAAGGCTGATGCGCCGTTGAGGATGGTCGAAACGGCATTTTTAGCCAGTACTGCTAGCTTAATTTGGTTTATTAATTTCTATTTTCCCTTGGGCCCAGTTTTACGGATATTTTTTCCGGTTCCCATCGCTCTAGTTTATCTGCGTTGGGGCAAGCGTGCGGCATGGATGGCAGCACTCACCTCTGGGTTACTGCTGACTGTACTGATGGGGCCAGCCCGTAGTTTGCTGTTTGTCATGCCCTACGGGTTTATGGGCGTGCTTTTGGGAGCGACATGGTATCGTCGTCGTGTTCCCTGGATTGTTTCTATCACCTTGGGTACGCTGTTGGGTACTTTGGGGGTCTTTTTTAGACTGTGGTTGCTGTCTGTTTTGTCGGGTGAAGACCTGTGGATTTATGTGATTACCCAAGTGACTGAGTTCATTGAGTGGGTATTTTTGAAGCTGAGTTTATTAGCGAGTCCCAGTGTGTTTTTGATTCAAGTGGGAGCGATCGCTCTAATTTTACTCAACAACTTTATCTACCTTTTTGTGGTACACCTCGCAGCATGGTTTCTTTTTGACCGTCTGGGCAACCCTATTCCCCGTCCACCACGCTGGGTACAAGTCCTCATGGATTATGAGGGATAG
- a CDS encoding nicotinate-nucleotide--dimethylbenzimidazole phosphoribosyltransferase: protein MPNSQIRIYTQKEQGEEWLRRYRGSLPVFGCVLGFTETGLIPGISAAGRTPEDRKYTACADAEFLYYGPEHKPQHPLPPLAAGASPVLISRAVFESLKIPVHLFNAGLPHPPAVPLIDLGGASAKCLSGGAAMEITTVHHLFKQGLLWGERLAANMQQSYVIFGECVVGGTTTALAILTALGIDAAGKVNSSHPICNHGQKWALVQTGLEKAGGRGQGRQGEQGEINFQSKIQDPKSKIQNSVDPLQLVAAVGDPMQVVVAGMAIAASRSCGVMLAGGTQMLAVYALMSAIAQAYALSWQPEAVVIGTTRWVAEDPTGATVDLALSLEKGNLTPSGRTPPLLATALSFADSRYPQLRAYEQGFVKEGMGAGAACIAAHLSQNWQQDKLLAAIESQLERLSTAFH, encoded by the coding sequence ATGCCCAATTCCCAAATTCGTATTTATACCCAAAAAGAACAAGGTGAAGAATGGCTACGACGATATCGTGGTTCTCTGCCCGTATTTGGATGTGTTTTAGGATTTACTGAAACTGGTTTAATTCCAGGGATTTCAGCAGCCGGTCGTACTCCAGAGGATCGAAAATATACCGCTTGTGCCGATGCCGAGTTTTTGTACTACGGCCCAGAACATAAGCCCCAACATCCTCTACCACCATTAGCGGCTGGGGCTTCACCTGTGCTGATTTCTCGCGCTGTTTTTGAGTCGCTAAAGATACCAGTTCATTTGTTTAATGCTGGTTTACCCCACCCTCCGGCTGTGCCATTAATTGACTTGGGTGGCGCTTCTGCTAAGTGTTTAAGTGGAGGCGCTGCTATGGAAATTACAACGGTACACCACTTGTTTAAACAAGGGCTACTTTGGGGAGAACGCCTTGCTGCCAATATGCAACAGAGTTATGTGATTTTTGGTGAGTGCGTCGTCGGAGGTACTACAACTGCCCTGGCAATCTTAACTGCTTTGGGTATAGATGCTGCCGGAAAAGTTAACAGTAGCCACCCTATTTGTAACCACGGGCAAAAGTGGGCACTAGTGCAAACAGGGCTAGAGAAAGCAGGGGGCAGGGGGCAGGGGAGGCAGGGGGAGCAGGGGGAGATAAACTTCCAATCTAAAATCCAAGATCCAAAATCTAAAATCCAAAATTCTGTCGATCCTCTACAACTTGTCGCAGCCGTAGGCGATCCCATGCAGGTGGTGGTAGCTGGGATGGCGATCGCAGCTAGTCGTAGTTGTGGTGTAATGCTTGCCGGTGGGACGCAAATGCTGGCGGTTTATGCTCTGATGAGTGCGATCGCTCAAGCTTACGCCTTATCATGGCAACCAGAAGCAGTAGTTATAGGCACAACTCGTTGGGTAGCAGAAGATCCTACTGGGGCTACAGTTGACCTAGCCCTCAGCTTAGAAAAAGGCAACTTGACTCCGAGTGGAAGAACCCCTCCCCTATTAGCAACTGCTCTCAGCTTTGCTGATTCTCGTTATCCTCAACTGAGAGCTTATGAGCAGGGCTTTGTGAAAGAAGGTATGGGTGCTGGGGCAGCTTGCATAGCCGCCCATCTTAGCCAAAATTGGCAGCAAGATAAACTTTTAGCAGCTATTGAATCTCAGCTTGAACGGCTAAGTACAGCATTTCATTAG